Proteins from one Dysgonomonas sp. HDW5A genomic window:
- a CDS encoding polysaccharide lyase family 1 protein, with protein MKNTILFLMLLWAGLFVNAQTPAFPGAEGGGMYTTGGRGGAVYYVTTLQDTLVGDKKTREGSLRWCLRGNEPKVILFKVAGIIHLKSRLNILSNTTIAGQSAPGDGICIANYPVKITGENVIVRFIRFRMGDLSGVEDDALSGNKSRNIIIDHCSLSWSTDECGSFYDNENFTLQWSILSESLRASVHRKGRHGYGGIWGGKTASFHHNLLAHHDSRNPRMCGSRYTALPELELVDFRNNVIYNWGSNSGYAGEGGRYNFINNYYKPSKTSSNPNRIFSPNADDGTNKQEAGVWGQFYLSGNYIYGDKATTENNMLGLQPNPSTKNKEELISLVPFEVPLVETDDAETAFIKVLAKSGASLKRDKTDTRIIVEVRDGLTPVRASRDSTTRPGMIDSQKDVGGWEVYSFDPQEVITDTNIDGIPDGWLEANYPNKTANDTNEEGYTYLEVYLNSLVKDIMK; from the coding sequence ATGAAAAACACGATATTATTTCTGATGTTACTATGGGCTGGTCTTTTTGTAAATGCCCAAACTCCGGCATTTCCCGGAGCCGAAGGTGGTGGAATGTATACTACCGGTGGACGTGGTGGTGCTGTTTATTATGTAACAACCCTCCAAGATACGCTTGTTGGAGACAAAAAGACCCGCGAAGGAAGCCTTCGCTGGTGCCTCAGGGGAAACGAACCTAAAGTTATTCTGTTTAAAGTCGCAGGAATAATTCATCTGAAATCGAGATTAAATATTCTATCCAATACTACTATTGCGGGACAAAGTGCCCCCGGTGACGGAATCTGTATAGCTAATTATCCGGTGAAAATAACAGGCGAGAATGTTATAGTTCGTTTTATACGTTTTAGAATGGGAGACCTGTCGGGTGTTGAAGACGATGCTTTATCCGGAAATAAAAGCAGAAATATTATTATAGATCATTGTTCATTAAGCTGGAGTACTGATGAGTGCGGGTCTTTCTACGATAACGAAAACTTTACATTACAATGGTCTATTCTTTCCGAAAGCCTGAGAGCATCGGTTCACCGAAAAGGCCGACACGGTTATGGCGGAATATGGGGTGGAAAAACGGCTTCTTTTCATCACAATCTATTAGCCCATCACGATAGCCGTAACCCTCGTATGTGCGGTAGCCGTTATACAGCTTTGCCCGAATTGGAATTGGTAGATTTCAGAAATAATGTGATCTACAACTGGGGCAGTAATAGCGGATATGCAGGAGAAGGTGGCAGATATAATTTTATAAACAACTATTATAAACCATCGAAAACATCTTCGAATCCGAATAGAATATTCTCTCCTAATGCAGATGATGGAACCAATAAACAAGAAGCCGGAGTTTGGGGACAATTTTACCTCAGTGGGAATTATATATATGGAGATAAAGCAACAACTGAAAATAATATGCTAGGACTTCAACCCAATCCGTCAACAAAGAACAAAGAAGAACTGATTTCGTTGGTTCCTTTTGAAGTACCTTTGGTTGAAACCGATGATGCAGAAACAGCTTTTATAAAAGTATTAGCCAAAAGTGGAGCCAGTCTTAAAAGAGACAAGACCGATACACGTATCATTGTCGAAGTAAGAGACGGTCTGACTCCTGTCAGGGCTTCACGGGATAGTACGACCAGACCCGGAATGATTGATTCACAAAAAGATGTGGGTGGATGGGAAGTGTACAGTTTCGACCCTCAAGAGGTTATTACCGATACTAATATCGATGGTATTCCCGATGGCTGGTTAGAGGCTAACTATCCGAACAAAACAGCAAACGATACAAATGAAGAAGGATATACTTATCTTGAAGTGTATTTAAATAGTCTGGTTAAAGATATTATGAAATAG
- a CDS encoding glycoside hydrolase family 28 protein yields the protein MNTLNKIAVILAVCFLVPGLLHAGDRYNYLYKGLPFEMPVLDRPTFPANNVSIADYGGVPDGATLNTEAFAKAMQALSQKGGGTLTVPSGIWYTGPIVFQSNINLHLEKGALILFSSDFDLYPLVHTVFEGLDTRRCQSPISGRNLKNIAITGEGSINGSGDAWRPLKKSKVTDSHWQRVIKSGGVVKDGNYWFPSKGSLKGNDMSDMNVPQGDLSDEEWKSVKDFLRPVMVSFIECENVLLEGVLFENSPSWNIHPLMCKNVIVDNVFVRNPGYSQNGDGLDLESCQNSIIVNSTFDVGDDAICIKSGKDEDGRRRGMPTENVIIDNCKVFQGHGGFVVGSEMSGGVRNISVSNCQFLGTDVGLRFKSRRGRGGVVENIYVNNINMFDIATESFLFDLYYGGKSASEALEDGDETPVENIVYEVDETTPVFRNIYVKNLTSRNARRAMYFNGLPEMNITNINLENTTITSTFGGELSESDGITFKNVKIIPKEGPALILNNVKNMDATGLTYPDSLKEVVKITGKLNGKIALPKMLKADKITKE from the coding sequence ATGAACACATTAAATAAGATTGCAGTTATCCTTGCCGTTTGTTTTCTCGTTCCGGGTTTGCTTCATGCTGGTGACAGATATAATTATTTATATAAAGGCTTGCCTTTCGAAATGCCGGTGTTGGATCGCCCCACATTTCCTGCAAATAATGTCTCAATAGCAGATTATGGAGGAGTACCCGATGGAGCTACTCTAAATACCGAGGCTTTTGCTAAAGCAATGCAAGCTTTATCTCAAAAAGGAGGAGGAACTCTTACAGTGCCTTCGGGAATTTGGTATACAGGTCCTATTGTATTTCAATCGAATATAAATCTGCATCTCGAAAAGGGAGCTTTAATCTTATTCTCCTCAGATTTTGATTTGTACCCATTAGTTCATACCGTATTTGAAGGACTTGACACCCGTCGTTGTCAGTCACCTATTTCGGGTCGTAATCTGAAAAACATAGCTATCACGGGCGAAGGTTCGATCAACGGTTCGGGCGATGCGTGGAGACCCTTGAAAAAAAGTAAAGTAACCGATAGCCATTGGCAGAGAGTGATTAAATCGGGAGGTGTTGTTAAAGATGGTAACTATTGGTTCCCTAGCAAAGGTTCGCTCAAGGGAAATGATATGAGTGATATGAATGTTCCTCAAGGGGACTTATCGGATGAAGAGTGGAAATCTGTAAAAGATTTTCTGCGTCCCGTTATGGTTAGTTTCATCGAATGCGAAAATGTTTTGCTCGAAGGAGTTCTTTTCGAAAACTCACCCAGTTGGAATATACACCCATTGATGTGTAAAAATGTAATTGTAGATAATGTATTTGTCCGTAATCCCGGCTATTCACAGAATGGTGACGGATTGGATTTGGAGTCTTGTCAGAATTCGATAATAGTTAACAGTACATTCGATGTCGGCGATGATGCTATATGTATCAAATCGGGAAAAGATGAAGATGGACGCCGTAGAGGTATGCCCACCGAGAATGTAATCATCGATAATTGTAAAGTATTTCAAGGACATGGCGGCTTTGTTGTAGGAAGCGAAATGTCAGGAGGAGTGCGTAATATATCGGTATCTAATTGTCAATTTTTAGGAACAGATGTCGGTTTGAGATTTAAAAGTCGCAGAGGACGAGGAGGTGTTGTGGAGAATATTTATGTGAATAATATAAACATGTTCGATATTGCTACCGAGTCGTTTTTGTTCGATTTATACTATGGAGGCAAATCAGCATCGGAAGCCTTAGAGGATGGAGATGAAACGCCTGTAGAAAATATTGTTTATGAAGTGGACGAAACAACTCCTGTTTTCAGAAATATATATGTGAAAAATCTCACATCCAGAAATGCAAGAAGAGCAATGTACTTCAACGGGCTTCCCGAAATGAATATCACAAACATTAATCTCGAAAACACAACAATAACCTCTACCTTTGGTGGAGAATTGTCGGAATCGGATGGTATTACCTTCAAAAATGTGAAGATTATACCTAAAGAAGGTCCGGCATTAATTTTGAATAATGTAAAAAATATGGATGCTACAGGATTAACTTATCCTGATTCTCTAAAAGAAGTTGTAAAAATCACAGGTAAGCTTAATGGAAAAATAGCATTACCCAAGATGTTGAAAGCTGATAAAATAACCAAGGAGTAA
- a CDS encoding DUF5123 domain-containing protein, whose product MKKKFSIKNIISSLLMLGLTLGFSSCEDVNDWGVDDSFNRIFSPVTFETAQVGATSVSLRFSSVPNAQSYVIEFSKDSLQFTTITNTVEILADDIVLDPNSTSKLYLATVKKLDPESRYSARMKVTSNNGLPESRWVTLTFKTSGEQIFDAVSNITESSATLTWEAEAEVTHIILSSGGTKKQIDLSPSNITESKLELSDLKENTSYTVEIYNGDRKKGTKSFTTAQKISGDGKRYTMTGTENIVDFLNAITESEVVLVIPSSAKFEIGDAWTLPAHIKSLTLWGLSGEGQAAISLKEIKLDNAVSSFKIWIHNMTVTGTDASADYVMNDNPTTARTISEFKMDNCTISAFRGVFRMRAALTVGLIDIDNCIISNIGSYGIISIDAAAVSVKDISLKNSTVYKLNNTNVITCKSKPVSISINYCTFYDAQAKDKYIINFDGKAANVAGTFSINNSLFGASDASVSTRATNPKIESTFVYDSYKTNDYAVASNYPLTGVLDYENTSTNLFTDPANGNFKIKDTNIGGEKQPGDPRWW is encoded by the coding sequence ATGAAAAAGAAATTTTCAATAAAAAATATAATAAGCAGTCTGCTTATGCTTGGTCTTACTCTGGGGTTTTCATCCTGCGAAGATGTAAATGACTGGGGTGTAGACGACAGCTTTAACCGGATATTTAGTCCGGTAACATTCGAAACAGCACAAGTTGGAGCAACGTCGGTGAGCCTTCGTTTTTCGAGTGTGCCCAATGCGCAATCTTATGTTATAGAATTCAGTAAAGATAGTTTACAGTTCACTACCATAACCAATACTGTTGAGATATTGGCAGATGACATTGTGCTGGATCCTAACTCTACATCCAAGTTATATCTTGCTACGGTAAAGAAATTAGATCCAGAGAGCAGATACTCAGCCCGTATGAAAGTAACATCTAATAACGGATTACCGGAATCGAGATGGGTAACATTGACTTTCAAGACTTCTGGAGAACAAATTTTCGATGCAGTGAGTAATATCACCGAAAGTTCGGCAACATTAACTTGGGAGGCCGAAGCCGAAGTGACTCATATCATATTATCAAGTGGAGGAACTAAAAAACAAATCGATCTATCCCCGTCTAATATTACAGAAAGTAAATTAGAATTATCGGATCTTAAAGAGAACACATCTTATACTGTTGAGATTTATAACGGAGATCGTAAAAAAGGAACAAAATCATTTACAACTGCTCAGAAAATATCGGGCGACGGAAAACGATATACGATGACAGGTACCGAAAATATTGTCGATTTCTTAAATGCAATAACCGAAAGTGAAGTTGTGTTAGTTATCCCTTCATCTGCAAAATTTGAAATAGGCGATGCATGGACACTTCCGGCACATATAAAATCTCTTACATTATGGGGATTATCGGGAGAAGGACAGGCAGCTATCAGCCTTAAGGAGATTAAACTCGATAATGCTGTTTCCTCTTTCAAAATATGGATACACAACATGACTGTTACAGGTACAGATGCTTCAGCTGATTATGTGATGAATGATAATCCAACTACAGCCCGAACGATTTCCGAATTCAAAATGGATAATTGTACTATATCTGCCTTTAGAGGGGTATTTCGTATGCGTGCTGCGTTAACTGTCGGCTTGATTGATATTGATAACTGTATAATCAGTAATATCGGAAGTTATGGTATTATATCTATAGATGCTGCTGCGGTATCAGTAAAAGATATTAGCTTGAAAAATAGTACAGTATATAAATTAAACAATACAAATGTTATTACTTGCAAATCGAAACCTGTATCGATAAGTATTAATTATTGTACTTTCTACGATGCACAAGCAAAAGATAAATACATCATCAATTTCGATGGAAAAGCAGCCAATGTTGCAGGAACATTCAGTATAAATAACAGCCTGTTCGGAGCCTCAGATGCTTCTGTGTCTACCCGGGCAACCAACCCGAAAATAGAAAGCACATTTGTATACGATTCTTATAAAACGAATGACTATGCGGTTGCTTCAAACTATCCGCTGACAGGGGTTTTGGATTATGAAAATACATCGACCAATTTATTTACCGATCCTGCGAATGGAAATTTCAAAATCAAGGATACTAACATTGGTGGAGAAAAACAACCCGGCGATCCCCGTTGGTGGTAA
- a CDS encoding RagB/SusD family nutrient uptake outer membrane protein, whose amino-acid sequence MRKLIYITVAAFSFMLSSCNDFLETSSDSKMTDETVYTSVYYTESAVKGIYDRIADAQMYAQRISINWSTNNDIEFVGADETSYNQDTNRGVSNYYATSGNSTLIWTRIYQMIERANLVIQGIQNSPLMSSGTDKEKEAMKSLLGEAVAMRAMGYHELVKHWGDVPFKTEPTKNDLSNVYLVKTDRDSICDYLIKDLLAIEKDVPWVGQSAGSVSYSNSERISRGFIKGIIARIALTRGGYSLRDKPGYPTERRSDYLDYYKIARTQCEEIINEGKYRLKSSYEDIWKDVCALKADGANEENLYEVALGLSQSGEIGYSIGIRFYTNTKYGYGNNSNVVNTSAYYYYSFDKEDPRRDATIATIMYGNASGDQKEVFQSNPLSYNFAKWDQRWMAENSKWLAQNKAANGKWGYGINWINMRYADVLLMYAETENELNGPTESAKNALKQVRARAFAGTKNESKNVTDYINNLGSKEQFFQALVNERAWEFGGEAIRKFDLIRWNLLGKKIKDQQAAFLAMINGETANIFGKEVSSLPQNIYYKYKDDKENIAKDSTNYYAGDIALDALDDNQLKARGYTKVKWMSGFSEDNKKSYKERIRLFSSGLFKEYNGVCDNRYLYPIHSSVIGDYQGIVTNSYGY is encoded by the coding sequence ATGAGAAAACTAATATATATAACCGTAGCAGCTTTTTCGTTCATGCTTTCGTCCTGCAATGATTTTCTGGAAACAAGCAGCGATTCGAAGATGACGGACGAAACTGTATACACATCAGTTTACTACACAGAGTCGGCGGTAAAAGGTATTTATGACCGTATAGCCGATGCACAAATGTATGCACAGCGTATATCGATAAACTGGAGTACAAATAATGATATCGAATTTGTGGGTGCCGATGAAACGAGCTATAATCAGGATACCAACAGAGGTGTTTCTAATTATTATGCAACTTCGGGTAATTCGACTCTTATCTGGACTAGAATCTATCAAATGATAGAACGTGCTAATTTGGTTATTCAAGGAATACAGAACAGTCCCCTTATGTCTTCGGGTACAGATAAAGAAAAGGAAGCAATGAAATCGTTGTTGGGAGAAGCGGTGGCAATGAGAGCAATGGGCTATCATGAGTTGGTGAAACATTGGGGAGATGTTCCTTTCAAAACAGAGCCAACCAAGAATGACTTGTCTAATGTATATCTGGTTAAAACAGACCGTGATTCGATTTGTGACTACCTCATCAAAGATCTGTTAGCAATAGAAAAAGATGTTCCATGGGTAGGGCAAAGTGCGGGTTCCGTTTCTTATTCTAACTCGGAAAGAATCAGTAGAGGTTTCATTAAAGGTATTATTGCCCGTATTGCTCTAACAAGAGGTGGTTATTCATTAAGAGATAAACCGGGGTATCCGACCGAAAGAAGGTCAGATTATCTTGATTATTATAAAATAGCACGTACTCAATGTGAGGAAATAATTAATGAGGGTAAATACCGTCTGAAGTCTAGCTATGAAGATATCTGGAAAGATGTATGTGCCTTGAAAGCAGATGGAGCGAATGAAGAAAACTTATATGAAGTTGCACTTGGACTAAGTCAAAGTGGAGAAATCGGTTATAGTATCGGAATCAGATTCTACACCAATACGAAATACGGATATGGTAATAACTCGAATGTGGTGAATACAAGTGCTTATTATTACTATTCTTTTGATAAAGAAGATCCCCGTAGAGATGCAACCATTGCAACGATAATGTATGGTAACGCCAGTGGAGATCAGAAGGAAGTATTTCAAAGCAATCCTCTTTCTTACAATTTTGCAAAATGGGATCAACGCTGGATGGCTGAAAACTCAAAATGGTTAGCTCAGAATAAGGCTGCCAATGGTAAATGGGGGTATGGAATAAACTGGATCAACATGAGATATGCAGATGTTCTGTTGATGTATGCCGAGACCGAAAATGAGCTAAACGGACCTACCGAATCTGCTAAAAACGCCTTGAAGCAAGTGAGGGCAAGAGCTTTTGCCGGAACAAAAAACGAGTCTAAAAATGTTACTGATTATATAAATAATTTAGGATCAAAAGAACAGTTCTTTCAAGCATTGGTAAATGAAAGAGCATGGGAATTTGGCGGTGAAGCTATTCGCAAGTTTGACCTTATTCGTTGGAATCTGTTAGGAAAGAAAATTAAAGATCAACAAGCCGCTTTTCTGGCTATGATCAATGGCGAAACAGCCAATATATTTGGCAAAGAAGTATCGTCGTTACCTCAAAATATATATTACAAATATAAAGACGATAAAGAAAATATAGCCAAAGACAGTACTAACTATTATGCGGGCGACATAGCTTTAGATGCTTTGGATGATAACCAGTTGAAAGCTCGCGGATATACTAAGGTTAAGTGGATGTCGGGCTTTTCTGAAGATAATAAAAAAAGCTATAAAGAGAGAATCCGTTTGTTTAGCTCAGGACTTTTCAAAGAGTACAACGGTGTATGCGATAACCGTTATTTATATCCGATTCATAGTAGTGTGATTGGAGATTATCAGGGGATTGTTACTAATTCTTACGGTTACTAA